In Kineococcus sp. NBC_00420, a single genomic region encodes these proteins:
- a CDS encoding sensor histidine kinase gives MLGDVSVSIAAVVGVLTGAAGVLAFRVSERLQHPPVPPAPPASGLPPGVSDVLMALRSSAVVLSADDQVVKASAASYATGVVSGNELTDAQLRDMVRNCRRDGRVREVETDLGAGLGRPPAVVLARVTPLGPHHVLLLLEDRTESRRIEAVRRDFVANVSHELKTPVGALMLLSEAVEDAADDPDAVRHFSRRMRREAKRLTALVQEIIDLSRLQAAENVVQPEVMDVDGLVAEAVDRVGTLAQGRGSEVVVAGVRGLQLRGDRELLVTALRNLVHNALAYSPERSRVVVEVRRGSGGIAGKLAGQQLSTVDIAVSDRGVGISAADLDRIFERFYRVDPARSRSTGGTGLGLSIVKHVAGNHGGEVKVWSAEGEGSTFTLRLPGPPPTETADAGPTSTTAGAVGDAAPHAPKAHPQPHPQQHTAQNPSPHSQLEVRP, from the coding sequence GTGCTGGGCGATGTCTCCGTGTCGATCGCCGCGGTGGTCGGTGTGCTGACCGGCGCGGCCGGGGTGCTGGCCTTCCGCGTCTCCGAACGCCTCCAGCACCCGCCCGTGCCCCCCGCCCCGCCGGCGAGCGGGCTGCCCCCGGGGGTCAGCGACGTCCTGATGGCGCTGCGTTCCTCCGCCGTGGTCCTCTCCGCCGACGACCAGGTGGTGAAGGCCAGTGCCGCCTCCTACGCCACGGGTGTCGTGAGCGGCAACGAGCTCACCGACGCGCAGTTGCGCGACATGGTGCGCAACTGCCGACGGGACGGCCGGGTCCGCGAGGTCGAGACGGACCTGGGTGCGGGGCTGGGCCGCCCGCCCGCGGTCGTGCTGGCCCGGGTCACGCCGTTGGGTCCGCACCACGTCCTCCTGCTGCTCGAGGACCGGACGGAGTCGCGGCGCATCGAGGCCGTGCGGCGGGACTTCGTCGCCAACGTCAGCCACGAGCTGAAGACCCCGGTGGGTGCGTTGATGTTGTTGTCGGAGGCCGTCGAGGACGCCGCCGACGACCCGGACGCCGTCCGGCACTTCTCCCGCCGGATGCGCCGCGAGGCCAAGCGCCTGACGGCCCTGGTGCAGGAGATCATCGACCTCTCGCGCCTGCAGGCCGCCGAGAACGTGGTGCAGCCGGAGGTCATGGACGTCGACGGCCTCGTCGCCGAGGCCGTGGACCGGGTGGGCACCCTGGCCCAGGGGCGTGGGTCGGAGGTCGTCGTCGCCGGTGTCCGCGGACTGCAGCTGCGGGGTGACCGTGAACTCCTCGTCACGGCGCTGCGCAACCTCGTGCACAACGCCCTGGCGTACTCCCCGGAACGCAGCCGGGTGGTCGTCGAGGTGCGCAGGGGTTCCGGCGGGATCGCCGGGAAGCTCGCGGGACAGCAGCTCTCGACGGTGGACATCGCGGTCTCCGACCGCGGGGTCGGGATCAGCGCCGCCGACCTCGACCGCATCTTCGAACGGTTCTACCGCGTCGACCCCGCGCGTTCGCGCTCGACGGGCGGCACCGGACTCGGGTTGTCGATCGTCAAGCACGTGGCCGGCAACCACGGTGGTGAGGTCAAGGTCTGGAGCGCCGAGGGGGAGGGGTCGACCTTCACGCTGCGACTGCCGGGCCCGCCGCCGACGGAGACGGCCGACGCCGGCCCCACGTCCACGACGGCCGGCGCCGTCGGGGACGCCGCCCCGCACGCCCCGAAGGCCCACCCGCAACCGCACCCGCAGCAACACACGGCGCAGAACCCCTCGCCGCACTCGCAACTGGAGGTCCGACCGTGA
- the phoU gene encoding phosphate signaling complex protein PhoU: protein MRNVYHDELAGLVETLVEMTQLAESAMTRATSALLDADRELAETVISADKRIDQLQRDLEERAVDVLARQSPVATDLRVVVTALRMSSSLERMGDLARHVAKLARLRHPEPVVPPELRATVLEMGQVAERIVAKAGSVIATRDVAMAAQMEVDDDEMDRLHRQVFEQLLSRTWDHPTEVAVDLTLCSRYYERFADHAVSVAKSVLFMVTGTREEDVAPQTV, encoded by the coding sequence GTGCGCAACGTGTACCACGACGAGCTGGCAGGTCTCGTCGAGACGCTCGTCGAGATGACCCAGCTCGCCGAATCAGCCATGACCCGCGCGACCAGCGCCCTGCTCGACGCCGACCGCGAACTCGCCGAGACGGTGATCTCCGCCGACAAGCGCATCGACCAGCTCCAGCGCGACCTCGAGGAGCGGGCCGTCGACGTCCTCGCCCGCCAGTCCCCCGTCGCGACCGACCTGCGCGTCGTCGTCACCGCACTGCGGATGAGCTCCAGCCTTGAGCGGATGGGCGACCTCGCCCGCCACGTCGCCAAGCTGGCTCGGCTGCGTCACCCCGAGCCCGTCGTCCCGCCGGAACTGCGGGCCACCGTCCTCGAGATGGGTCAGGTCGCCGAACGGATCGTCGCGAAGGCCGGCAGCGTCATCGCCACCCGAGACGTCGCCATGGCCGCCCAGATGGAGGTCGACGACGACGAGATGGACCGCCTGCACCGCCAGGTCTTCGAGCAGTTGCTCTCCCGCACCTGGGACCACCCCACCGAGGTGGCCGTCGACCTCACGCTGTGCAGCCGCTACTACGAGCGCTTCGCCGACCACGCCGTCTCCGTGGCCAAGTCGGTCCTGTTCATGGTGACCGGCACGCGCGAGGAGGACGTTGCGCCGCAGACGGTCTGA
- a CDS encoding glycosyltransferase: MTETSPTSGAAPASGTPGPGPRVLLIEGALRDNGGLRVSLDLARRWQAMGARVRFLVLENVEPDGPMLQPDPALDTRWGSAQVRRFRSAVPRIVATTVRHARRADVVVSGSEVGYGLLIGWAAAKIAGKPFVVLVQSSLPRAVAAWTPARLRPLLTSVHQRVDAAVCVSPGLVDDVVEVGLPAERIHVADIGIDVAATRQAALDQGGPRRPTSGRTRFVAAGRLAQQKGFDVLLEAVARVVAAGDDVELEIVGAGELDADLKAQAELLGLGDRVEFPGHVGDLQARLAGADAFVLSSRYEGNGSLVLLEALAHGRPVIATDCPTGPRFVLRDGELGDLVPTEDVTALADALSAFVRDPEPLLRKASGAVNRAWDFDQDAAALEVATILAGLVRR; the protein is encoded by the coding sequence GTGACGGAGACCTCGCCGACCTCGGGGGCCGCGCCGGCCTCGGGGACCCCGGGGCCCGGTCCGCGGGTCCTGCTGATCGAGGGTGCGCTGCGGGACAACGGCGGCCTCCGGGTCTCCCTCGACCTGGCCCGTCGCTGGCAGGCGATGGGGGCCCGCGTCCGGTTCCTGGTCCTCGAGAACGTCGAGCCGGACGGGCCCATGCTCCAGCCCGATCCCGCGCTCGACACCCGCTGGGGCAGTGCGCAGGTGCGCCGCTTCCGCAGCGCGGTCCCGCGGATCGTCGCCACCACGGTGCGCCACGCCCGCCGGGCCGACGTCGTCGTGTCCGGCAGCGAGGTCGGCTACGGCCTGCTGATCGGTTGGGCCGCAGCGAAGATCGCCGGGAAGCCGTTCGTCGTGCTGGTGCAGAGCTCGCTGCCGCGCGCGGTGGCGGCCTGGACCCCGGCGCGGCTGCGCCCCCTGCTGACGTCGGTGCACCAACGGGTCGACGCGGCGGTCTGCGTCTCGCCGGGCCTCGTCGACGACGTCGTGGAGGTCGGGTTGCCGGCCGAGCGCATCCACGTCGCCGACATCGGCATCGACGTGGCCGCCACCCGGCAGGCCGCGCTCGACCAGGGTGGCCCTCGTCGTCCGACGTCGGGCCGCACCCGGTTCGTCGCCGCGGGCCGGCTCGCGCAGCAGAAGGGTTTCGACGTCCTGCTCGAGGCGGTGGCCCGGGTCGTCGCCGCGGGGGACGACGTCGAGCTGGAGATCGTCGGTGCGGGGGAGCTCGACGCCGACCTGAAGGCGCAGGCCGAGCTGCTCGGTCTCGGGGACCGGGTGGAGTTCCCCGGTCACGTCGGGGACCTCCAGGCCCGTCTCGCCGGCGCCGACGCGTTCGTCCTGTCCTCGCGCTACGAGGGCAACGGGAGCCTGGTCCTGCTCGAGGCCCTGGCCCACGGCCGTCCGGTGATCGCCACCGACTGCCCCACGGGACCCCGCTTCGTCCTGCGGGACGGGGAACTCGGCGACCTGGTGCCGACCGAGGACGTGACCGCCCTCGCCGACGCGCTGTCGGCCTTCGTCCGTGACCCGGAGCCGTTGCTTCGCAAGGCTTCCGGTGCAGTGAACCGGGCGTGGGACTTCGACCAGGACGCCGCGGCGCTGGAGGTCGCGACCATCCTCGCCGGACTCGTCCGGCGCTAG
- a CDS encoding phosphoglyceromutase — translation MTEAAHTLVLLRHGESEWNALNLFTGWVDVALSEKGRAEAAAGGRMLVENDVLPDVVHTSLLRRAITTAFLALDAADRHWIETKRSWRLNERHYGALQGKDKKQTLAEFGEEQFMLWRRSYDTPPPAIEAGSEFSQDADLRYADLGADAPLTECLADVVARMLPYWSEQVVPDLQAGKTVLLAAHGNSLRALVKHLDGISDADIAGLNIPTGIPLVYRLDADLKPLVPGGEYLDPAAAAAAVAAVANQGR, via the coding sequence ATGACTGAAGCGGCGCACACCCTCGTCCTCCTGCGGCACGGCGAGAGCGAGTGGAACGCCCTGAACCTCTTCACCGGCTGGGTCGACGTGGCCCTCTCGGAGAAGGGGCGGGCCGAGGCCGCCGCGGGCGGGCGGATGCTCGTCGAGAACGACGTCCTGCCCGACGTCGTGCACACCTCGCTGCTGCGCCGGGCCATCACCACGGCGTTCCTCGCCCTCGACGCGGCCGACCGGCACTGGATCGAGACGAAGCGTTCCTGGCGCCTCAACGAGCGCCACTACGGTGCGCTGCAGGGCAAGGACAAGAAGCAGACGCTGGCCGAGTTCGGCGAGGAGCAGTTCATGCTCTGGCGCCGGTCCTACGACACCCCGCCGCCCGCCATCGAGGCCGGCTCGGAGTTCTCCCAGGACGCCGACCTGCGCTACGCCGACCTCGGCGCCGACGCGCCGCTCACCGAGTGCCTGGCCGACGTCGTCGCGCGGATGCTGCCCTACTGGAGCGAGCAGGTCGTCCCGGACCTGCAGGCCGGCAAGACCGTCCTGCTCGCGGCCCACGGCAACTCGCTGCGCGCGCTCGTGAAGCACCTCGACGGCATCTCCGACGCCGACATCGCCGGGCTGAACATCCCCACCGGCATCCCGCTGGTCTACCGCCTCGACGCGGACCTGAAGCCGCTCGTCCCGGGCGGGGAGTACCTCGACCCGGCTGCCGCCGCCGCGGCCGTCGCCGCGGTCGCGAACCAGGGTCGCTGA
- the mshA gene encoding D-inositol-3-phosphate glycosyltransferase, giving the protein MRATSQVQRVALVSVHTSPLAQPGTGDAGGMNVYVVEVARQLARRGIEVDVFTRRTSSDQPPVVELADGLRCRHVDAGPYEGLDKADLPGQLCAFTAGMLHAEARHAEHHYDLVHSHYWLSGQVGWLTADRWDVPLVHSMHTMAKVKNAALAEGDTPEPAGRVIGEQQVVDAADRLVANTDAERQDLLDLYGADPAKVVVVPPGVDLTTFTAQPGRAAARRRLGLPEDAEVLLFVGRIQPLKAPDLLVRASAELLREQPWRRSRLKVVVLGGPSGSGTAHPDSLAELVRSLGLEDVVRLAAPVPPGELADHYRAADVVTVPSYNESFGLVALEAQACATPVVAAAVGGLRTAVRDDRGEDEGRGTGLLVPDHDPRTWAHALRTLLEDPARRTAMGERAARRAQGFGWGATAEATLEVYRRAARERALERARGAR; this is encoded by the coding sequence GTGCGTGCCACGTCGCAGGTCCAGCGGGTCGCCCTCGTGTCCGTGCACACCTCCCCGCTCGCCCAGCCCGGCACCGGTGACGCGGGGGGCATGAACGTCTACGTCGTCGAGGTCGCCCGCCAGCTCGCCCGGCGCGGGATCGAGGTCGACGTCTTCACCCGTCGCACCTCCTCCGACCAGCCGCCCGTCGTCGAACTGGCCGACGGCCTGCGCTGCCGCCACGTCGACGCCGGACCCTACGAAGGGCTCGACAAGGCCGACCTCCCCGGCCAGCTCTGCGCCTTCACCGCCGGGATGCTGCACGCCGAGGCCCGCCACGCCGAGCACCACTACGACCTCGTGCACTCCCACTACTGGCTCTCCGGCCAGGTCGGCTGGCTCACCGCCGACCGCTGGGACGTCCCGCTGGTCCACTCCATGCACACCATGGCCAAGGTCAAGAACGCCGCGCTCGCCGAGGGGGACACCCCCGAACCGGCCGGCCGGGTCATCGGCGAGCAGCAGGTCGTCGACGCCGCCGACCGCCTCGTCGCCAACACCGACGCCGAACGCCAGGACCTGCTCGACCTCTACGGCGCCGACCCCGCGAAGGTCGTCGTCGTCCCGCCGGGGGTCGACCTCACGACGTTCACGGCGCAGCCCGGCCGCGCTGCCGCGCGTCGTCGCCTCGGGCTGCCCGAGGACGCCGAGGTGCTGCTCTTCGTCGGCCGCATCCAGCCCTTGAAGGCCCCGGACCTGCTCGTGCGGGCGAGCGCCGAGCTGCTGCGCGAACAGCCCTGGCGGCGCTCGCGGCTGAAGGTCGTCGTCCTGGGTGGCCCGAGCGGTTCGGGGACGGCGCACCCCGACTCCCTCGCCGAACTCGTGCGCTCCCTCGGGCTGGAGGACGTCGTCCGCCTCGCCGCGCCGGTGCCCCCGGGGGAACTGGCCGACCACTACCGGGCCGCCGACGTCGTCACGGTGCCGTCCTACAACGAGTCCTTCGGCCTGGTCGCCCTGGAGGCCCAGGCCTGCGCGACCCCCGTCGTCGCCGCGGCCGTCGGCGGGCTGCGCACGGCGGTGCGCGACGACCGCGGCGAGGACGAGGGCCGGGGCACGGGGCTCCTCGTCCCCGACCACGACCCGCGCACGTGGGCCCACGCCCTGCGGACGCTGCTGGAGGACCCGGCCCGACGCACGGCCATGGGCGAACGGGCCGCGCGCCGGGCCCAGGGGTTCGGCTGGGGCGCCACCGCGGAGGCGACGCTCGAGGTGTACCGGCGGGCCGCGCGGGAGAGGGCGCTCGAACGGGCCCGCGGCGCTCGGTAG
- a CDS encoding class I SAM-dependent methyltransferase, with amino-acid sequence MPRQSASRVRVDASGVHLAGSPVGAVTRGTTGPDRLRRVERWLAQTQDGRLRRARTPLVVDLGYGASPVTVTDLQRWLRRVRPDVRVVGLEISPERVEFARAGTAGVAGAPEFAVGGFELGVPGGGAPVLVRAFNVLRQYETAEVLATWDLMRSRLAPGGLAVDGTCDELGRRACWVALDRDAGPVSLTISVRLAGLPQPSVVAERLPKVLIHRNVAGEGVHDLLRAADAAWARAAPAGTFGVRQRWIATCRDLARDWPVLDSVARWRLGELSVAWECVVPRG; translated from the coding sequence GTGCCCCGGCAGTCTGCCTCCCGCGTCCGCGTGGACGCCTCCGGGGTGCACCTCGCCGGCTCCCCCGTCGGTGCGGTGACGCGCGGGACCACCGGTCCGGACCGCCTGCGCCGCGTGGAGCGCTGGCTCGCGCAGACCCAGGACGGGCGGTTGCGCCGGGCCCGGACGCCCTTGGTCGTGGACCTCGGGTACGGGGCGTCGCCGGTCACCGTGACCGACCTGCAGCGCTGGTTGCGCCGGGTCCGCCCCGACGTGCGGGTGGTGGGCCTGGAGATATCCCCCGAACGCGTCGAGTTCGCGCGGGCGGGGACCGCAGGGGTCGCCGGGGCGCCCGAGTTCGCGGTCGGCGGCTTCGAGCTCGGCGTCCCCGGGGGTGGTGCACCGGTGCTGGTGCGGGCCTTCAACGTGTTGCGGCAGTACGAGACCGCGGAGGTCCTGGCCACCTGGGACCTGATGCGCTCGCGGTTGGCGCCGGGCGGTCTCGCCGTCGACGGGACCTGTGACGAACTGGGGCGGCGGGCCTGCTGGGTGGCCCTGGACCGCGACGCCGGTCCGGTGTCGCTGACGATCTCGGTGCGCCTGGCGGGTCTTCCGCAGCCCTCGGTGGTCGCCGAGCGCCTGCCGAAGGTGCTCATCCACCGCAACGTCGCGGGTGAGGGGGTCCACGACCTGCTGCGGGCGGCGGACGCGGCGTGGGCCCGGGCGGCGCCGGCGGGGACGTTCGGGGTGCGTCAGCGCTGGATCGCGACGTGCCGCGACCTGGCGCGGGACTGGCCGGTCCTCGACTCCGTCGCGCGCTGGCGCCTGGGCGAGCTGAGCGTGGCGTGGGAGTGCGTCGTGCCGCGTGGGTGA
- a CDS encoding LacI family DNA-binding transcriptional regulator produces MTGPVEPPAGVPARPTINDIARLAGVSKASVSYALNDLPGVSEQTRERIRAAAGRLGWRPSAAARSLSNARAGAIGLAIARDVRLFEEEPYYMRLLAGIESVLAREGFSLLLSVVPDAATAVEVLRDWWAERRVDGVILTDLLVDDPRLALVTALGIPCAFRGGIDDRLPAGGHLALTLEAERESFSAVVAHLAEQGHRDVARISGPREFLHTRRRDVVWDEVTTAVLGAPQPVVVSDYTSQGGLARTRELLARTVPPTAVVYDNDVMAAAVVAERRALGLRIPEDLAVVAGEDSMLCRLASPAITSLQRDVVADGARTARLLLDVLGGHPSTATVGEPRRLVVRASSQGSGETGLTPPGGSSSARR; encoded by the coding sequence GTGACGGGACCGGTGGAGCCGCCCGCGGGGGTCCCCGCCCGCCCCACGATCAACGACATCGCCCGGCTCGCGGGCGTCTCCAAGGCCTCGGTCTCCTACGCCCTCAACGACCTGCCGGGGGTCTCGGAGCAGACCCGGGAGCGCATCCGGGCCGCGGCCGGCCGGCTCGGCTGGCGTCCCAGCGCCGCGGCGCGGTCGCTCTCCAACGCGCGGGCGGGGGCCATCGGTCTGGCCATCGCGCGCGACGTGCGGCTCTTCGAGGAGGAGCCGTACTACATGCGGCTGCTCGCGGGGATCGAGAGCGTCCTGGCCCGGGAGGGGTTCTCGCTGCTGCTGAGCGTCGTCCCGGACGCCGCGACGGCCGTGGAGGTGCTGCGCGACTGGTGGGCCGAACGCCGGGTGGACGGGGTGATCCTCACGGACCTGCTCGTCGACGACCCCCGCCTCGCGCTGGTCACCGCCCTCGGGATCCCCTGCGCGTTCCGCGGCGGCATCGACGACCGGTTGCCCGCGGGCGGGCACCTCGCGTTGACGCTGGAGGCCGAACGCGAGTCGTTCTCCGCGGTGGTCGCCCACCTGGCTGAGCAGGGCCACCGCGACGTCGCCCGGATCAGCGGGCCGCGGGAGTTCCTGCACACCCGTCGTCGCGACGTCGTCTGGGACGAGGTGACGACGGCCGTCCTCGGTGCGCCGCAACCGGTCGTGGTCTCGGACTACACCTCCCAGGGCGGGTTGGCGCGCACCCGGGAACTGCTGGCTCGCACGGTCCCGCCGACGGCGGTGGTCTACGACAACGACGTCATGGCCGCGGCCGTCGTCGCCGAGCGGCGCGCGCTGGGCCTGCGGATCCCGGAGGACCTCGCCGTCGTCGCCGGTGAGGACTCGATGCTGTGCCGGCTCGCGAGCCCGGCGATCACGTCGTTGCAGCGCGACGTCGTGGCCGACGGGGCCCGGACCGCGCGGTTGCTGCTGGACGTCCTGGGCGGCCACCCGTCGACGGCGACGGTCGGTGAACCCCGGCGGCTCGTGGTGCGCGCCAGTTCCCAGGGCTCCGGGGAAACGGGTCTCACGCCTCCAGGAGGATCGTCGTCGGCCCGTCGTTGA
- the dtd gene encoding D-aminoacyl-tRNA deacylase gives MRAVVQRVTRASVTVDGEVVGALDRPGLLVLLGVTHDDGPAQVELVARKVAQLRILRGEQAAADAGAPVLLVSQFTLYADTRKGRRPTWNAAAPGPVAEPLVDAVAQALRGHGLQVETGRFGADMAVELVNDGPTTILLEA, from the coding sequence GTGCGGGCAGTCGTCCAGCGCGTCACCCGTGCCAGTGTCACCGTCGACGGCGAGGTCGTCGGCGCCCTCGACCGTCCCGGTCTGCTCGTCCTGCTCGGCGTGACCCACGACGACGGACCGGCCCAGGTCGAGCTCGTCGCGCGCAAGGTCGCGCAGCTGCGCATCCTGCGCGGTGAGCAGGCCGCCGCGGACGCCGGCGCCCCGGTGCTCCTCGTCAGCCAGTTCACCCTCTACGCCGACACCCGCAAGGGCCGCCGTCCCACCTGGAACGCCGCGGCTCCGGGACCGGTCGCCGAGCCCCTCGTCGACGCCGTCGCGCAGGCCCTGCGGGGGCACGGGCTGCAGGTCGAGACCGGCCGGTTCGGCGCCGACATGGCGGTCGAACTCGTCAACGACGGGCCGACGACGATCCTCCTGGAGGCGTGA
- a CDS encoding DUF2516 family protein has translation METLNTLQNGVLLILGIAAFALEVWALVDVLRRPAGAFVAAGKRTKTFWTVIVVVAAAVGFVSIFSVLGIFGVIAVVGAAVYLADVRPAVRQYGGGPRGGGRGGSNQGPYGPW, from the coding sequence GTGGAGACGCTGAACACCCTGCAGAACGGCGTGCTGCTGATCCTCGGGATCGCGGCCTTCGCCCTCGAGGTCTGGGCGCTGGTCGACGTGCTGCGCCGGCCGGCGGGCGCGTTCGTCGCCGCGGGCAAGCGGACGAAGACGTTTTGGACGGTGATCGTGGTCGTCGCCGCCGCGGTCGGGTTCGTCTCGATCTTCTCGGTCCTCGGCATCTTCGGGGTCATCGCCGTCGTCGGTGCCGCGGTCTACCTCGCCGACGTCCGTCCCGCCGTGCGCCAGTACGGCGGCGGTCCGCGGGGCGGCGGCCGGGGCGGCAGCAACCAGGGGCCCTACGGCCCCTGGTGA
- a CDS encoding FUSC family protein, producing the protein MLLRHLGSSVHGWQRIAPGPHPWWAAGVATAALGLPLAVTLAAGQPLLAAPATFGALANLYGRTEPYARRWRTQAWTGLGLTGAVLLGGVAAALPLTGWLDVLVPALAVAVVAVVAKFVTDAVRTGPPGGLIPVFAAGTLTVEPLGFPDLPLVAVVTLTCAALAVALSCAAGVLRPDGPERNAVARALRSVLVALADPRLRPRASADLHAAWGVLSLSALGCGGRHGGWLAHAERALDAGADPRPLSSALSALEGRGSLPSAPLTRGVRAELLGRESALPRWRAVRALRTDRVLVVPALRVGIACTAAVVVASALGLGHTYWAAVGAAAALQSQSSRNTAQRALQRSAGTLLGVGVAAVLVPLATDDVRLWLLTVVCMFGVEFCMPRNYALGSVSITALSLLLTRLGTSGTGVSTLIADRVADTGVGVLLGVLVAVLVRNRHAGAALEDAAGALHRSSAGHDPQALRRDLLGLREARTRLCEDDWRLPGPRAALDEAEEVGYRRLGDLLRRSGEGRNLSA; encoded by the coding sequence GTGCTCCTCCGACACCTCGGCTCCTCCGTCCACGGGTGGCAGCGGATCGCCCCCGGACCGCACCCGTGGTGGGCCGCCGGTGTGGCGACCGCGGCCCTGGGGCTCCCCCTCGCCGTCACCCTCGCCGCCGGGCAGCCCCTGCTCGCCGCACCCGCCACCTTCGGGGCCCTCGCCAACCTCTACGGCCGCACCGAGCCCTACGCCCGCCGCTGGCGGACCCAGGCCTGGACCGGTCTCGGGCTGACGGGGGCCGTGCTCCTCGGTGGCGTCGCCGCCGCCCTGCCGCTCACGGGCTGGCTCGACGTCCTCGTCCCCGCCCTGGCCGTCGCGGTCGTCGCCGTGGTCGCCAAGTTCGTCACCGACGCCGTGCGCACCGGCCCGCCCGGCGGGCTCATCCCCGTCTTCGCCGCCGGCACCCTCACCGTCGAACCGCTGGGCTTCCCCGACCTGCCGCTGGTCGCCGTCGTCACCCTGACCTGCGCGGCGCTCGCGGTCGCCCTGAGCTGCGCGGCCGGGGTGCTGCGCCCGGACGGCCCGGAGCGCAACGCCGTGGCCCGGGCGCTGCGCTCGGTGCTGGTGGCCCTCGCCGACCCGCGGCTGCGACCGCGCGCCTCCGCGGACCTGCACGCCGCCTGGGGCGTGCTCTCGCTCAGCGCCCTCGGCTGCGGGGGCCGGCACGGGGGCTGGCTCGCCCACGCCGAGCGGGCGCTCGACGCGGGCGCCGACCCCCGTCCGCTCTCGTCCGCCCTGAGCGCGCTGGAGGGTCGGGGGAGCCTCCCGTCGGCGCCGCTGACCCGGGGCGTCCGGGCGGAGCTGCTGGGTCGGGAGAGCGCCCTGCCGCGCTGGCGGGCCGTCCGGGCGCTGCGCACCGACCGCGTGCTGGTCGTCCCCGCGCTGCGCGTCGGGATCGCCTGCACCGCGGCCGTCGTCGTGGCCTCGGCCCTCGGCCTCGGGCACACCTACTGGGCCGCCGTGGGCGCGGCCGCGGCCCTGCAGTCGCAGTCGAGCCGGAACACCGCCCAGCGCGCCCTGCAACGCTCGGCCGGGACGCTGCTCGGGGTCGGCGTGGCCGCCGTCCTCGTCCCGCTCGCCACCGACGACGTCCGGCTCTGGCTGCTCACCGTCGTCTGCATGTTCGGCGTCGAGTTCTGCATGCCCCGCAACTACGCCCTCGGCTCGGTCTCCATCACGGCCCTCTCGCTGCTGCTGACCCGGCTGGGGACGAGCGGGACGGGGGTCTCGACGCTCATCGCGGACCGGGTCGCCGACACCGGCGTCGGTGTCCTCCTGGGGGTCCTGGTCGCCGTCCTGGTGCGCAACCGGCACGCCGGCGCGGCGCTCGAGGACGCCGCCGGGGCGCTCCACCGCTCCAGCGCCGGGCACGACCCGCAGGCCCTGCGCCGTGACCTGCTCGGCCTGCGGGAGGCGCGGACGCGGCTCTGCGAGGACGACTGGCGCCTCCCCGGACCGCGCGCGGCCCTCGACGAGGCCGAGGAGGTCGGCTACCGCCGGTTGGGGGACCTCCTGCGGCGCTCCGGTGAAGGCCGGAACCTCTCGGCGTGA
- a CDS encoding MarR family winged helix-turn-helix transcriptional regulator: MSTRRDEPTDAIDAIDVARQEWARVHPDLDTTPMDVSGRLRMVAAALARATEPTVRAEGLTRPEFDVLSAVRRGRVPLTPTGIAAATLSSGAATTKRLDHLTGVGYLQRTPDERDGRVTRLSLTPAGAELIDRLLPQVLAAEHRFAADLDEDRQRDLASGLRVLLRSNGF; encoded by the coding sequence GTGAGCACCCGCCGGGACGAGCCGACCGACGCCATCGACGCCATCGATGTGGCCCGACAGGAGTGGGCCCGGGTCCACCCCGACCTCGACACCACCCCGATGGACGTCTCCGGACGGCTGCGCATGGTCGCGGCGGCCCTGGCCCGCGCCACCGAACCGACCGTGCGGGCCGAGGGCCTGACCCGCCCCGAGTTCGACGTGCTGAGCGCCGTGCGCCGCGGACGCGTCCCGCTGACCCCCACCGGCATCGCCGCCGCGACCCTGTCCTCCGGGGCGGCGACGACCAAGCGTCTCGACCACCTGACGGGCGTCGGCTACCTGCAACGGACCCCGGACGAACGCGACGGCCGGGTGACCCGGCTGTCCCTGACCCCCGCGGGGGCCGAGCTCATCGACCGCCTGTTGCCGCAGGTCCTCGCCGCCGAGCACCGCTTCGCCGCCGACCTCGACGAGGACCGGCAGCGCGACCTCGCCTCCGGTCTGCGCGTCCTGTTGCGCAGCAACGGCTTCTGA